The following proteins come from a genomic window of Ornithinimicrobium cryptoxanthini:
- a CDS encoding DUF4244 domain-containing protein — protein MRIQRFRSAVRRWRRLPEAGMTTAEYAVGTIAACAFAAVLLAIVQSGGIESLVVKVIKAALSVSL, from the coding sequence ATGAGGATCCAGCGGTTCAGGTCAGCGGTTCGCAGGTGGCGCCGGCTGCCGGAGGCAGGCATGACCACGGCGGAGTATGCCGTGGGGACGATTGCCGCGTGCGCGTTCGCCGCGGTGTTGCTGGCCATCGTCCAGTCTGGCGGCATCGAGTCCCTGGTGGTCAAGGTCATCAAGGCGGCGTTGTCGGTCTCCCTGTAG